AAAGTGCGGGACATTATGTCCGATATTTATTGAGAGAAATTGTTGATGATCCTAGTATAGCAATTGAAAATGCATATGATATTTATAAAATTGCTCGTGAACATTTCCTAGATGAAGAACAAGATATATGGTATGGAATAAGTGAAATGATAGATGACTTTTTGTATGGAGATAATATAAAAAATATTACCCGAACTTCCTTAACAAAAGTTATTGTACTTGAATCCGAGCATCAATTGAAAAATAAGTTCCATTAAGCTATCGGGGGATTTTGTTTTATATGCGATTGCGTCTATATCACAATCGGGTCAAATTTTCAAAAAATCAGCAGGAGGTATTTTTATTTTTGGTAATAAAATGAAGTTGAAAAGTTCCTGTATTGCTGCTTTTGATGATTTCATTGAAAATGAAATTAGAATAATGGACATGGACACATATTACTCGATTTATAATTTTATTGCCTTGGATAATTTTCGAAAAGGCGAGTACGAGGGGAATATATACGTTATTAGAAAAATAAATGTAGATCACATACAGTTAGAAAATGAGGTTTCGACAGCAAATACTCCCAAACCAAAAGTATTTGTTTATACAAAGAAAGAATTCTTAGGTCTTTTACAATCACATAAACCAGGTTTTTAACCTACTCTTTTAACGGGGACAGTTTTGAAAAAGGACTGTGCCTCAATCGGGCCATTTGGCGTTCCAAAACTTTAGTAACTTACTTGATTAAGACAGTGCGAGAGGAAGTTAGGGGGGATTAAATGAAGAATAAAACTAACTTGAAAACTATAAACTGGAGTATTTTCATATTAGTGGTATTGACGGCGGTTATTACTGCAATTCTCACGCTATATGACCTATATAATACCCCTTCCTTTGGTGAAGCTGCACAATCTCGTGCAGAATTCCGTTGGGGATCACTCCACATTATTATCTTGATCATCATATTGGTCATTTCTGTTCCTTTAGCAATAGGTTGGAAGCGTTTATTCCCGTTTAACATTCCAATTGCTATTATTCTGGTTGGTTTTTGTTATGAATTATTTTTTCTTACATTCACGACTGGATGGGTCGGTTTTCTAGGCACATTTGGCCTTCTTTTCGCTTTCTTAATAGGGATGATTTTAATAATTTCTTATTTAATTTCTTTTCTTATTCAACGTTTCAGAACTACAAATTAAACTTAATCATCTTAATGATTTAATAACACCCTTATCTGCTAATGGTGACAAAACATGTGCTAATTAATTTCTGCAAACGGACGCGTTTGCTTAGCAAAGTATTCACCAAACGAAGCATTCCGTTAGAGATATACTAAGAAAAGGAGGGAGTTAATTGGATAATAAAAACCTTATTATTGTTCGATTATTAGCAACAACATTGATACTTCTGTCTTTAATATTGCCTTACTTCGGGTTAATGAAGTACAGTACAACTCCATTCATTATTCTAATAACACTTTTTGTTTTTTACGTTATGGAAAATAAATATGGTGAAAAAACCGCAAGTGAATAGATTTATGCAAAAAGCCTATTTCCAGAATCGAGCACGATTGTCGCAGAGTTTCTCTGTAGTCAGCTAGTTGATCGGAGCGGAAACCAGCGACTCTGGGAGGATCAGCGAGAGCCGTAACGAAGAAGGGCTTTTGCGAGTGAAGCGCAGCGGGAAGGAGCATATCTTTGCTTTGACAGGTGAAACACCCAGCGAGCGAAGTGAGGGGTGTGGTTCACCGCCCGCCCTCCAGAAAGCGTCCGGTTGTAGCGCAGATCAACGGTTTCAAACCACTATCTAGCTATCGGGCGCGATTCTGAAACAAGGATCGCATCTGCTCAGTAATAGGGCCATTTTATAACAAAAGGGTGAGTCATAGTGACAAAAGCAAAGTTGTACTTTTTGGGGTATTTTCTATTATTCCCAACACTTTTTGTAATTAGTTCTTTCATATGGCGATTTATTGTTCGAAGTAACGATTTGTCGACTGTGTTAACCGATTCTTTATCAATTCTCGCTATCTACTACTTCATCGTTAGTACGGTCTTTGTTATCCGAATGAAGTAATAAATTGTTGTAGAATCAGGGGCGATAGCCGAATAAGCATTTACCACTATGGGGCCATTATGAGGAGTGTAAAAATGAAAGAGATAATGGGACTGTACTTTATTTTAATTGCAATATACGTTGTGAATTTAACAAACATTACATTGTTTAATGGTGATTGGAACGGTATAGCAATGTGGCTTAGCACAGGGTTGTTTATAGCTGGCACTGCTTATTATTTAATGAGCCGAGAGTCCATTAAGAAAGAATAGCAATTACTATAATTGGGCGCGATTGCCATACAATTTTTATTTGAAGTCACTAAGTTGAATGGAGCGGAAGGCAGCGACTCCTGTAGGAATAGCATAAGCCAGGAACAGAAAACAACGTCTTTATATCGCTATCCGACTATAGGACGGTAGCAGAATAAGAAAATGCTCAGGCATCAAAGCCTGGGCATTTTCTTATTCTTTTTTCACTCGTCCATTCTGGCAAGAGTCATACCGTATTTTAGTTAATAATAAAGTATTTTCACCTGATCAACCGAACCCATTAAATTTACACGTTCCCACTCTTGTAGTAAAAATATTTTTAGTAGGTGTATCCTTTCTACATTATGCCTCTATATAGCATGTGAGGAGATGAAAATAAATCTTCTACACTCGATTCCCTTAGGAGGAAATACTATGTATTTATTACTCGATGAACCATCTTTTAGATTGCAAACGACTTTAGTTATGGAAATTGGATTTAATGAAGCCTTTTTACTGCAGCATCTGCATTATCGTTCACTCATATCAAAAAATGAACGTGATGGATATAAGTGGGTGTACAAAACGTATGAAGACTGGAAAGAGGAAATCCCATTTTGGTCACTCAATAAAATTCGACGTACTATTTACAGTCTAGAATCCCAAGGTTATCTAATCTCTAATTCTTCGTATAATAAAATGAAAATTGATAGAACGAAATGGTATCGTGTCGATTATACGAAACCGATCTTCCTATCACAAAATGGTACGCTGGACGTTTCAGATTGAAACGATTACGGCACAAATAGAAACGTCGGATGTACTCGAAACGGTCAAATGGAGTAATCCATACTAGGCAAACCTATAACCAATGTACTTTAAGTAAAGAAAGAATAAAGATATTGTCGAGATGAATCTCGACGTTGCATATTTTATGTGCCACTTAAAAGAACAAATCACATGTTACTGTGTAGAATTTAGGGTAAATGAAATAAGAGAGACGAATAGGAGGAGATGTATATGCCAGTTCAGATTAAACGGGTTTACGAAGAGGCGAAGAAAGCAGATGGAATGCGAGTTCTTGTCGATCGTGTTTGGCCACGTGGAATGAGCAAGGAAGATGCACAAGTGGATGAATGGTTAAAAGAAATAGGACCGAGTAAAGAACTTCGTCAATGGTTTGATCATGATCCTGATAAATTTGATCAATTCAAAGAAAAGTATAAAGAAGAATTAAAGAGCAATGAGGAACAGCAAGAAGAGTTAGAGAAGCTGAAAGACTGGACGATAGAACATAAGAAGGACATAACGCTAGTGTTTGGTGCAAAGGATGAAAAAAATAATCAAGCTGTAGTTTTAAAAGAAATCCTGGATCGTCAGCAAGTGTGATGGGTGAATACAAAAATCGCTGTTCAAAGCAATAAGTACTTGAACAGCGATTAGGATTCTATTGATCTATCTGTCATTTATTTCGAATGGTTAGCAAATACTGTGCATTCGTTACAATCAGTATGAGACCTACAATGAAAATAGAGAATAACTGGGAGTCACCTGTGCCCACAGAATACAGAATAAATAACATTAATGCGATAATCAATGACAGATTCATCGTGTTAAACGTTTTATAATAGCCTTGAAGCATAACGAATCTCTCGCCTTCATCTGAAGCGTCTAGCAGCTTCTTGGCAAAGTTTTTTTCAGAAGCTGATGGTAGCTCACGGTCGGGATAAACAGTTTTCATCAAACCGGGCACCAACATGGAAAACACGATAGATAGTAGTAAAATCCCACCGGAAGTCAGTAATAACCATGCCGGCTGATCGGTGATGATCGAGACACCTATTGCCACAATACTTACAATCAGTGCGATCGTATTACATAAGTTCAGGTCACTGAATTTTTTATATTGCCACATATCCCGTTCGTCTTCGTCAACACCCGTCAGTGTAAGACCAGCTTTCTTTTTCATTTGTGTAGAACTGACCGCAATGAAGACAAAGAGCAGTAAAGTGATGGCGATCAACACTATATTTAACTCAAATCCAATAGGCGAAAAGCCTGCTTTGAAATCAATAGATAACGCAGCATACATTCCAAAGAATCCGACTACTGCACCGACAAGTGTCCAAATAATCATTCTCATTATAGTTCCTCCTCATCAAAAATAAAAATACTTTCAATTGTCTCATCAAAAATATGTGCAATCCGTTTCGCAATAAGCAAGGAAGGCACAAATTCTTCCCTTTCAATTAAACTAATCGTTTGTCTGGATACTTTCGCCAGCTTGGCAAGTTCCGTTTGATTGAGCCCGTCACGCGCTCGTAGTTCTTTTAATCTCGTCTGCATCAGCTTCACCTCTTAAATGAATTGTAACGTATTATATTCATTATGACAACTATAATTGTCAAAATGACTATTTTGCGCGTCTTTTTATGTTGTTTACAGCGTATTCGTTACCGTTTTTAATTAGCCATACAGGGTATAGTAAATATAGTTATCATTTTGATACAAGGAATGGGGACTAGGCCTATGCTCAAACGATTACTATTGAAGATGCGTGAAAGTATTTGGTTCATTCCAAGCGTGTATACGATTCTCGCATCTATTTTTGCGATTGCTACGGTATTAGTCGACACAAAGTATAATAATGACCTGAAAGAATACATACCTAGCTACTTCAGAACGACAGTAGATTTAGCGCAAACGATTTTAGGTACGTTATCAGGCGCATTGCTCACTATGACAACCGTCACGTTTTCGACGATCATGGTCGTGTTGACGATGTATTCTTCACAATTTTCACCACGAGCACTTCAGAATTTCTTGAACAAATCATCTACTCAACGTGTGTTAGGTATCTTTATGGGGGGCTTTGTCTACACCATACTGTCGTTACTATTCATGCGTAAAGCATCCATCAATCATGAAGTGATATCTGCTTCTGTCGGAGTCGTACTTGCAGTGGTTTGTTTAGCATTCTTCGCATTTTTCATACATAACGTCGGAACTTCGGTTCAAGTAAGTCGACTTATTCGTGAATTAACCGATGATGTTCTCAAATCGCTCAACAGTGAAAGAAATGGAATGAAAAGAAAGCGCGTCGTCTGGAGCGATGAAAAGCCTTTTTTTGCACAAAGCTTTCCATTTGTTACGGAAGTGAGGGGTGAAAAATATGGCTATATACAATATATCGAGTATGAGAAATTGACGAAATGGGCGATTGATCACCAAGCGATTGTGGATGTAGTAAAACCAATCGGCGCATTTTGTGGAACGCATACGAGTATTGCTACTGTATATTCTCAGAAAGAACTTTCTACTGACAACCTTTCATCGCATTTCGTATTAGGTGAAGAACGCTCGATTTTACAAGATGTAGAGTATGGGATCGAAAAAATTGTGGAAATCGCATTGCGAGCGCTATCACCAGGAATCAATGACCCGAATACTGCTGTCCGTTGTATTCATTCGATAGGGGAAGTGTTGCAGCGCGCTACTTTGTTACCAGGAGGAATTGCGGTGACGTATACGGAGGAGAACAAACCGTGTGTAGTGACGGTGTATCCAAGTTCAGAAGACTATTTCTATGCAGCGTTCAGCCAAATTAGTTATTACGGTAAAGAAGATGCAAGTATTCTCAATGCTTTATTGGACGCTCTTCTGTATATTGCACGTAATGCGGAAGATGAAAAAACGAAAAAACTCGTTTTGCTGATGACCAATTACGCGTGGAACCATTTCACTCATTCAGTACTTGAGCCCTTGGATAGCTCGCGGTTGCAAGAGAAACGTCAAGTGATAGACGAACTGACGAAGTAAATGAAGAGGTTGGGACAGAACAGAAAAAACGTTAGGGAATGAGTCCTTTACGCTTTTAATCTGTTCTTGTCAGTAACTATTTTTTTAGAGTATCAGAGTGTACCGGAAGGGAGAAAGGCCGACTCCTGAGGGATCAGCGTGCGTCTTGAGACCCTAGATGGAGCAAAGCGAAGGAAGCACGCCCCACGGAAAGCGTGCCTTTCGGATTGCAGGGAAACGGGGCGAGATAGGTATATCCGAGCCTCACATTATAGAGTATTATCCATATGCTTTCTGATGTGCTTTTTTTCGCTTAATATAATCCTCATCTTCACGAATTGCATCCCATCGTTCTTTGAAAATCTTTGCAGACTCTGCCTTGATCGGATCCATATCGCGCGCCTTTACCGTTCCGTCTTCATTATACTTCCGTCCACTTTTATGATTCGCGTAACGACGAGCGCGTGTATAGCCCATTTGAATGAATTTACGTGCCATGTCCATGCCGACAAAGTCATCCTGCTTTCGATATTCTTCAAAAAGCTGACAAATTTGATCTGCGGACTCTTTCGCAATTTCAGGCGTCTTAAAACGCCAATGAGGCAAAATTTCACTTTTGTAAGGCTCAACTAACAATACACCTTGTTCACCTTTTCCTACTCTATATAATTCGGGCTGTTTGCGTAAATCTAACGTACTGTAATCCAAATCATAATCGAAGGGCATTTACTCACATCCTTTTTCTTCTACAGTACCCTTGATAGAATGGTGAAAAACGTGAGAATACATTATGTAAAATACTTTACAATCGAACGTACATTCTTTATACTGAAACAAAGGGAGGGAACGAATGTGCGGTGTTCATTAGAAAAGGCGTTACGATATGGTGATATTCTCGAAGTGATGTATGAAGCGAAGGATGGTTCCATTAGCAAACGAAAAATCCGTGTACTGACTATACATGGCAAAACATTTACAGCATACTGTTTTTTGCGTAATTCCAAACGAACTTTCCTGATCGATCATGTACTGGCAGTTGTTCCTGTAAAAGTGAGAGAAGCGGTTGTAGTTTAATCGAAATCATATAGAGTGAACGTAAGCGATTTGTCCTGTTTTTGTAGGATACATCGCTTTTTACGTTGTTCGAAGTATGAAATAATGAAACACAAGAAAATCAAATTTCATATAAAACTTGATAGTTCATGTATAATTTAAAGCATGACAATCATTTCTGAGGTGAAGTTATGATAGACCAGAATGTAACGCATGTAAAAATGCATCCGTTCTATAGACAAGGGGTTCAACATATAGTGGATAGCCAACAAATAGGGGAACAGATAGATGAGTTGAATCGTCATGTCATATGAGCAGAAGCTGATGGCGATGAAGTCGCTGTTGAAAAAGACGACAGTGGTTAAGGAAGTGGAAGAGACTTTCAAGGCACCACCCGCACCAAGCTATGAAAAACGCTGGTTAACAACAGGCATGGAGAAAATAGAAAATGAATTCGGCGTCGTCTATAAGCGTGTGATTCATTATCCGCTCGATACGATGCACGGGGATTTTCGTTTGGGAGATGTGAAGCAAAAGCTGATGAAATGGTCTGAAGCTGATTATTTGCATCCATTAGCCCCAAATGCCGGTAAGCTGCTATTTTTCGATACGGAGACGACCGGTTTGAAAGGCGCTGGTGCTGTCATTTTTCTCATTGGGCTACTGGAATTACAGTCCGATGAATTCATCATGACACAGTATGTGTTGCCGAATCCCGATCATGAAGCGGCATTTCTTTATGCATCAGAATTGTGGAAAGAAGGACTTACACTCGTCACATATAATGGGAAAAGCTTTGATTTCCCTCAACTCCAAACACGTTGGTCATTACATCGGAAACTGTTGCCACCACTGCCTGTCCCGCATCAAATTGATTTGTTACATGGATCGCGCCGAATTTGGAAAGGGCAGATGGAATCATTCAAGTTGACCGAAGTAGAGCGAACGCAGCTAGGCTTTCACCGGAAAGATGATATACCTGGCCATATGGCGCCTATTATTTATCAAGATGCGGTGAAAAATGGTCGCGCAGAAATTTTGATGAAAGTCATGTGGCATAATGAATGGGATATTCTATCGCTTGTGACACTGTTTAGCCTATCCACTGATATGGTCATGGAAGAAACTAGTCAGTCAAATGCCCAAATCGCAACGAATATCGCCAAATGGTTTCAAGATCTCGGTTTGAAAGATCATAGTTATATCGAACTCCAACGAATTGCAAAAGAGTACGGGACGAGTTATCCTATGACGCATTATCATTTAGGTTTTTTACTAAAGCGTCATAAAGAATTCGATCGAGCCATTCAATCATTTGAAATCGTTGCAACGTATGGCACTGGCAGAGAACAAGTACTAGCTTACGAGGAACTAGCAAAGTTATATGAACATCAAGTAAAGGATTACTCGCTTGCATATGCGCGCATACTAAGTGCGGATCAACTATTGCAGCAATCCGATGAATTTACTTCACGTTTTAGTCATCGGATGACGAAGTCTTTAGCAAAACGGGAAATGCGAGTGAATAGAAAACTATTTCCTGGGCAAGCGCAAGAAGCGCCACGAGAAGAACAATAGTCTTTTTCGGTAAGACAAGGAATGACAACATATGCTATAATGACCTTATGGAATCACAGACGGAAGGACGTTTTGTCATGGAATTAAAGCTGGATACGAAAACGATTTTAGAAAAAGAATTTAAACAAGCCATTCGAGGGTATAAACAAGAGGAAGTGGACTGGTTTTTGGATGATGTCATTCAAGACTATGAAACTTTTAAAAAGGAAATTGCACGTCTACAAGAAGAAAACACGAGATTGAAGTCAGAAGTCAATTCTTCCCAAAGACGTTCTCAAACACCGGCTCCTCAAACAACGAATATTGATATCATTCAGCGCATTGCGAATCTTGAAAGAGAAGTATTTGGCGACAAACTGGTTCAGCCCGAACAGTAAAATGACAACTTGAAATAGAAGAACCGCCACAGTGTGAATGTGGCGGTTCTTTTTCAATTCATTTACGTTCATTTGTCGTTTGGATTAATTCCTCCAGCGATGTATAATCTTGAACAAAGTCTAAATGAATGGCTTCCCATAAATAATGGGACGCAATGGAACGTTCAGGTGCCCAAAGTGGTGATTTCTCAACGAGTAGCTGACGTCGTTCGGACTTTTCCACTCCATACAGCCACTGTGCAGCTCGCTGGATTCCTACGTCATCGACAGCAAGCACGTCTGGACGGCCAAGTGATAAAACCAAAAACATTTCTGCTGTCCATTTACCGATGCCTTTGACATTGATTAATTGTTTGAGAACCGTGTCATCATCGTAATCTGCGATATGGAGAAGATCCAGATCACCATTTGCTATTTTATCCGCAAGGTCCTTGACATATTCGGATTTTCTCATAGTTAAGCCTACTTCTCTTAACTCTTCTTTTGACGTCTTAATCAACCCGTCAACCGTTATATGCCCTCCAAGCAAATCGAGCAACCGAGCGTAAATCGCGCTCGCTGCTTGTACTGAGATCTGCTGCCCAATCATGGATCGAACAATAGACGATAAATAATCTGTTCGTAAAGGTATTTCCATATCGCCAACTAGCGAGATCAACTGTTTCAGTTTAGGATCTTTTGCGCAAATAGATTGAACTGCTGGATCCTGTGTAGTTATGTGAAGTATTTCCAAATCGCTCACCTCTAGTTTTTAAGTTGTGTGGAAATGGCATCACACACCATCCTTCAACCATTTTGCCGTCAATGTATCAGCAGACAGCATCTCTTGCGGTGTGCCTTCAAAGAGAATGGTTCCTCCACGTTTTCCACCGCCCGGACCTAGCTCGATTACCCAATCACTAGCTGCAATGAAGTCAAGGTTATGTTCGATGATGATGACTGAATTCCCTTTGTTTACAATCTTCTGGAACAACTCGAGTAGCTTACCATTGTCACTCATATGCAATCCTAATGAAGGTTCATCTAACAAATAAATTTGTCCTTCGTTCTGTAAGTGGCTCGCCAGTTTAAGTCGCTGTATTTCTCCACCGCTCAATGAACTCGTCGTTTGTCCTAACGTTAGATAATGTAAACCGACTTCATCGAGCATATCCATCCTTTTTACTATCTTGGGCATAACAAAATATTCTTTCGCTTCGTCTACTGTCAATTCCAAGATTTTTGCGATATTTTTCCCGCGGTATACATAAGAAAGAGCTTCATCCGAATAGCGCAATCCTTCACAAGCTTCGCATACAACGGTTACCGGGTCCGCAAACGCCACATCTGGAGTGGTGACGCCTTTCCCGTCACATACTGGACAAGCCCCTAACGAATTAAAGCTGAATAAACCAGCTGGCTGTCCGGTTTCTTTTGCCAAGATCTGCCGGATGTCATCCATGATTCCCATATACGTAGCTAGCGTAGAACGGCTGGAAATTCCGATACGGCCTTGGCTTACTTTAATAATATCGGGGTATTTTGCCGAAAACGCTTCAAATAGTAAAGAACTTTTCCCTGAACCTGATACGCCACAGACTGAAACGAGAACGTTTTTAGGAATATCAATGGATACATCTTTAAGATTATTTTGATTCGCTCTAGTCACGACAAAATGATCGTTTGATTCACGTGGGTGTTGATTGATTTCTATTTTGTGATCCAGTTTCGTTAATGCAGAAGCATTCTTTAATCCAGCCGGCTTCCCTTGATAGACGATTTCACCGCCTGCTGCACCTGCACCGGGACCCATTTCTACAATTTCATCCGCCACCTTTATAATGGATAAATCATGTTCAATCACAATGACGGTATTGTGGTTAGCTTTCAAACTTTGGAGCATCTGAATAAGCATATCGACTTCTTCCGGGTGAAGACCTGCGCTTGGCTCATCGAAAATATAACTAATATTGTTTAAACTGCTCCCTAAATGGCGTGCAATTTTTACTCGTTGCGCTTCACCGCCAGAAAGAGTTCCCATTTTTCGTGACAGGCTTAAATAGCCGAGTCCCAAATCAATCAATTGCTGCACATTGGGAATCGCCTGCTGTGCAATAGACTCTCCAAGAGGATCTTGGATATTTTCTAGTTCGGGCAGAAGCTCTGTTAGTTCCAATTTATCGTATTCAGCAATATTGAAACCGTTGATTTTACTCTTCAACACTTCTGGATTTAACCCTGAGCCATCACAAGTGGGGCATAATGTATGTGTCGATACAGCCAGTACATCTTCTTGAGACGTTTGTTTGAGTTTCGTAATATCTCGATTAATATATAGACGTACGAACCTCGGTAATAAACCGTCCCATTCATGATCATGCGGACCATCTTTCGTATGGAATGGTGCAAACACTCTTTCGCCTTCAGGCGGTCCGTAGATCAATAAATTATACTGATCTTGCGGGTACTCTTTAATTGGTAAATCGGGGTCGAATAAACCGCCTGTCATCATCCATCTACCTTGCCAACCGGAAGGGGACAACGGCTTAAACTTTACAGCGTATTCTCGGAGTGACTTGTCCAAGTCGATGATTTTATGCAAGTCAGGGTACACTACTTCACCGAAACCGTTACACTGTGGACATTTACCAAACGAACTTTGACTGGAGAAATCCGTCGCCGAGCCAATTGCGGGTGTACCGATGCGCGAGAACAATAGACGAATCAATGGATGAATGTCCATATACGTCCCAACAGTCGAGCGAGTATTTCCGCCAACCGGCTTTTGCTCTACCACAATAACAGGGCTCAAATGCCGCATCAGATCCGCACGTGGCCGTTCGTAACGAGGCATTTGGTTACGTACATACAACGGGTAATTCAACGTCATCTGCCGTCTACTCTCCGTTGCCAACGTATCAAACACTACCGAACTTTTGCCTGATCCAGACAAGCCAGTAAACACCGTAATCTGTTCCTTAGGCAAATTTATATCTATATCTTTCAAATTGTTTTCTCGTAATCCACGCAAAACAATCTCATCTTTACTATCCTTCACAATGAGAGCCCTCCTTTACACCATAAATACTAGTCTTGCTAGATGAATTCCCTGTTTTACAGAAGTTACACTAAGTAATTATAGAAGGGAAGGGGGAGAGACAGACTAACTCTCAACGCCCCGTAATTGCGATCCGATCCACATGGTGTTGTTTTTTAATTGGGAAAGTGATCAATTCACGCAAGCGAAGTCGTCTTCGCTCATTAATTCGCTTAAGCGCTCATACTTTGGCTTCTCCCGCTCATTACTTCGCTCGGGCGCTCATACTTCACTCGTATCCGCTCTATACCAAACGTTAACCGCTCATAAACTTTATCCAACCGCTCAATACCGCTCAAACCACTCGATATCCACACTAAATGACCGCCGGTACGTGATCGATATCCAACTACTTCGCTCTCCAACTCACTTCCAACAGTAAATCTAACTCATTCCAATCAAATCCATTGTGTAACTTACTGATATGGTGTATACTCAGGAGTGCCATAGAGAGTATTCAGGTAATCGCTGCAACTTCGGTTGTAGAGGAAAGTCCATGCTCACACGGATCTGAGATGACCGTAGTGTTCGTGCTCGGTGAAAAAATAAGCCGGGGCAATGCATATGCATTGATGGCGGGAATAACTCCTAAGTCTTCGGATATGGACTAGATTCCCTGAAAGTGCCACAGTGACGTAGTCGGCATGGAAACATGTCGAGTGGAACGGGTAAACCCCACGAGTGAGAAACCCAAATTATGGTAGGGGCGTTCTTCCGAAAGAATTCAATGGAGGAAGGAACAGGCAATAGTCTGTAGATAGATGATTACCACTTCAAGTACGAGGCGTGAGCCGTTTGAGTACCGAAGAACAAAACATGGCTTACAGAATATTCTATGGCATTTACCTTACAATTAGCTCTCCTACAGTTTTGGGAGAGTTTTTCTTTTTATAGAAATGAACGCATACATAACCCTTTCAAAAATCGGAAAGGATATATTGACCTGAAGTAAAGAATGGAGTGTCGAAACATGAGTGAATACAAATTAGTAGCAACCGCTGCGATGGGACTTGAATCCATCGTCGCGTCTGAAATAAAAGATCTTGGCTATGAATGTCAAACAGAGAACGGGAAAGTCTACTTTACGGGAGATGAAGAAGCTATCGCGAGGGCGAATATGTGGTTGCGCGTAGGCGACCGTGTACGGATTATCGTCGGTGAGTTCAAAGCCTTTACATTTGATGAATTATTCGAACGTACGAAAGCTTTGCCGTGGGAAGAGTTCTTGCCGGTCGATGCGGCGTTCCCTGTGTCTGGTAAATCCGTCAAGTCAAAATTATTCAGCGTACCTGACTGTCAAGCCATCGTGAAAAAAGCGATTGTGGAACGATTGAATAGCGCGTATAAACGTACTGGGTTCTTAGGTGAATCAGGGCCGCTATTTAAACTAGAAGTATCTATCTTAAAAGACAAAGTAACGTTGACAATAGACTCAAGTGGCCAAGGTTTGCATAAACGCGGTTATCGAATGGCGCAAGGGGATGCGCCACTGAAAGAAACGATGGCAGCTGCACTCGTGAAACTCTCTAAGTGGAGCCCGAATCGTCCGTTTGTAGATCCGTTCTGTGGTTCAGGTACGATTGCGATCGAAGCGGCTATGATTGGACAAAATTTAGCGCCAGGTTATAATCGTTCATTCTTAAGTGAAGAATGGCCTTGGATGAAAGCAGACGTATGGGATCGTGTGCGCGAAGAAGTAGAAGATGTTGCGAAGTACGATT
This window of the Sporosarcina ureae genome carries:
- a CDS encoding DNA-3-methyladenine glycosylase family protein — its product is MEILHITTQDPAVQSICAKDPKLKQLISLVGDMEIPLRTDYLSSIVRSMIGQQISVQAASAIYARLLDLLGGHITVDGLIKTSKEELREVGLTMRKSEYVKDLADKIANGDLDLLHIADYDDDTVLKQLINVKGIGKWTAEMFLVLSLGRPDVLAVDDVGIQRAAQWLYGVEKSERRQLLVEKSPLWAPERSIASHYLWEAIHLDFVQDYTSLEELIQTTNERK
- a CDS encoding ATP-binding cassette domain-containing protein; this translates as MKDSKDEIVLRGLRENNLKDIDINLPKEQITVFTGLSGSGKSSVVFDTLATESRRQMTLNYPLYVRNQMPRYERPRADLMRHLSPVIVVEQKPVGGNTRSTVGTYMDIHPLIRLLFSRIGTPAIGSATDFSSQSSFGKCPQCNGFGEVVYPDLHKIIDLDKSLREYAVKFKPLSPSGWQGRWMMTGGLFDPDLPIKEYPQDQYNLLIYGPPEGERVFAPFHTKDGPHDHEWDGLLPRFVRLYINRDITKLKQTSQEDVLAVSTHTLCPTCDGSGLNPEVLKSKINGFNIAEYDKLELTELLPELENIQDPLGESIAQQAIPNVQQLIDLGLGYLSLSRKMGTLSGGEAQRVKIARHLGSSLNNISYIFDEPSAGLHPEEVDMLIQMLQSLKANHNTVIVIEHDLSIIKVADEIVEMGPGAGAAGGEIVYQGKPAGLKNASALTKLDHKIEINQHPRESNDHFVVTRANQNNLKDVSIDIPKNVLVSVCGVSGSGKSSLLFEAFSAKYPDIIKVSQGRIGISSRSTLATYMGIMDDIRQILAKETGQPAGLFSFNSLGACPVCDGKGVTTPDVAFADPVTVVCEACEGLRYSDEALSYVYRGKNIAKILELTVDEAKEYFVMPKIVKRMDMLDEVGLHYLTLGQTTSSLSGGEIQRLKLASHLQNEGQIYLLDEPSLGLHMSDNGKLLELFQKIVNKGNSVIIIEHNLDFIAASDWVIELGPGGGKRGGTILFEGTPQEMLSADTLTAKWLKDGV
- a CDS encoding THUMP domain-containing class I SAM-dependent RNA methyltransferase; this translates as MSEYKLVATAAMGLESIVASEIKDLGYECQTENGKVYFTGDEEAIARANMWLRVGDRVRIIVGEFKAFTFDELFERTKALPWEEFLPVDAAFPVSGKSVKSKLFSVPDCQAIVKKAIVERLNSAYKRTGFLGESGPLFKLEVSILKDKVTLTIDSSGQGLHKRGYRMAQGDAPLKETMAAALVKLSKWSPNRPFVDPFCGSGTIAIEAAMIGQNLAPGYNRSFLSEEWPWMKADVWDRVREEVEDVAKYDLELDIRGFDVDHNIVSVAQRNAMEAGFTDLISFEQRDVRDLILEGQNGVLIANPPYGERLGEVEEAEEIAETLGEIMKHYPSWSVYILSSLENYETMYGKRATKKRKLFNGFIRTDLYQFWGQRS